The genomic region GATTGTGGGATTGAGGCCGGAGCCGTTCAAGCGGGTGGTGACGGGCGTGGAGATGTTCAAAAAGCTGCTGGACGAAGGGCAGGCGGGGGACAACATCGGCGTTCTGCTGCGGGGGACGGAAAAGGATGACGTGGAGCGCGGGATGGTGCTGTCGAAACCGGGATCGATCACGCCGCACACGAAGTTCAAGGCAGAGGCCTATATTCTGACCAAGGAAGAGGGAGGACGGCACACGCCGTTTTTCTCGGGCTACCGGCCGCAGTTTTATTTCCGGACGACGGACGTGACAGGAGTGGCGACGCTGCCGCAGGGGACGGAAATGGTGATGCCGGGGGACAACGTAAGTATGGAGATCGAGCTGATTACGCCGATCGCCATGGAGAAGGGATTGCGGTTCGCCATCCGCGAAGGCGGCCATACCGTCGGCGCCGGCTCCGTAACCGATGTCATTCAATAAGCGAGTGAAAATGCTTCATCAGAAAATTAGAATTCGTCTGAAGGCTTACGATCATCGGGTGCTGGACCAGTCGGCGGCGGATATTGTTTCAACCGCCAAGCGGTCCGGGGCGCAGGTGGCGGGACCCGTTCCACTGCCTACGGTGAAGAATAAATACTGCGTTCTTCGATCGCCCCACTCGGACAAGAAGTCGCGCGAACAGTTTGAAATCCGAACCCACAAGCGGCTGGTGGATATTCTGGAGCCGACAGCGCAGACGATTGACGCGCTGACGAAACTGGACCTTCCCGCCGGTGTGGACATCGAGATCAAAGCATTCGGGAAGGAGCACGCAAAGTAGTTGCCTGGCCGGGCCACGTATCGGCTCGATCGCAACTCTAGTGCGGCGAAGTCAATATGCTGAAGGCGATTCTGGGTAAGAAGCTGGGGATGACGCAGGTCTTCGGGGAAAACGGGGATGTGGTTCCCGTGACCGTCCTGAAGGCGGGCCCCTGCGTCGTGATCCAGCGGAAGACCTCTGCAAATGACGGGTATGAAGCGGCCCAGATCGGCCTGGTGGAGGTTCCCCCTCCCCGGCGGGTTACTAAGCCGCAGGAAGGGCACTTTAAAAGCGCCGGCGCCAACCCGGCCCGCTTCCTTCGGGAAGTGAGATTGGATGAGGAATCCGCAGATATCAAGGTTGGGGATAAGGTACTTGCGGACATCTTTGCGGCCAACGACACCGTGGATGTGATTGGCACCTCCAAGGGCCGTGGATTTGCCGGGTTTCACAAGCGGCATCACTTTGGCGGAGGTGGCGCGGCGCACGGATCGATGTTCCATCGAGCGCCGGGTTCTATTGGATCATCCTCATACCCTTCGCGGGTCTTCAAAGGTATGCGCGCGGCGGGACACATGGGCGTCAACCAAGTCACGGTGCGTAATCTTCGCGTGGTGCGGGTCCTGCCGGAAGATAACGCCATTCTGGTCGAGGGCGCTGTTCCGGGGCCCGACGGCGGCTACATCATGGTTCGAAAGGCGAAGGCCCCGCACAAGTAGAGTTGGGCGAGGCTGCGGATAGAAAAAGGGTCAGCCACATGGCAACAGTGGAAGTAAAAAACTTGGAAGGGGCGAAGGTGAAAGACCTTGAGCTTGCGGATGAGGTATTTGCCTCGAAGCCGAATGGCAGCCTGCTCTGGGAGGCGACTCGGGCCTATCTGGCCGGTCAGCGGGGGGGCACGCACTCAACCAAGAGCCGGGGCGAAGTCTCCGGCGGAGGCAAGAAGCCCTGGCGGCAAAAGGGAACCGGGCGCGCCCGGGCAGGCAGTATACGGAGCAGCTTGTGGCGCCACGGATCGATTGCTCATGGGCCTGTGCCGCGCGATTACGCGATCAAGCTTCCGAAAAGGATTCTGGCGGGCGCGCTGCGATCGGCCCTGGCGGCGAAGTTCCAGGACAATAAAATGACGGTGGTGGACCACCTGAGCCTTCAGCAGCCCAAGACAAAGTCATTTGTCGCAGCCCTTGGCAAGTTGAATGTTGGGCCTGGAACGCTGGTGGTGAATGACACGCGAGACCGCAACTTGGAATTATCTTCCCGGAACATCGCCGGTTGCGACCTGGTGCGGCATCACGACGTTCAAGCGTACCACATCCTCAGCCACGACCGGCTGCTGATTACTGAAGGGGCGTTGACGAGATTGCAGGAGGCTTTGCGATGAAGAAGACGGGTCAGCAGATTCTTCGCAAACCCATCATTACCGAGAAGAGTGTTGGCTTAAAGGATGCCTCGCGAACCCTCTGCTTTCAGGTGGACCGCACTGCCAACAAGAACGAAATCAAGCAGGCCGTTGAAGAGATGTTTGTGGAGCTTCACGACAAGATCGAATCGGTCCAAACGGCTTCCTTCCGGGGGAAGCTGCGCCGGCGCGGGTGGACTAGCGGACGGCGGCCGGACTGGAAGAAGGCTTACGTCAAACTGAAGGAGGGGACCCGGGTTCCTGAGTACGCGGAGACCGTGTAATATGCTGCTTCAAGGGTGAGCGGAACAATGGGAATTAAAACCTACAGACCGTACACAAAAACACGAAGGTACCAGACCGGATCAAGCTTTGAAGAGCTGACGTCCTCGACGCCGCATAAGCCCCTTCTGGAACCAAAAGACCGCATCTCCGGGCGCAACAACCAGGGAAGGATCACCATCTGGCGCCGGGGCGGAGGGCACAAGCGGCATTATCGTGTGATCGACTTTAAGAGAGACAAGGTGGGAATTGCGGCGCGAGTGGCCACCATCGAGTACGATCCGAACCGCTCAGCGTTTATCGCGTTGCTGCACTACGTGGATGGTGAGAAGCGTTACATTCTCTACCCACAGGGATTGAAGGTGGGCGACCAGGTTTTGGCCGGCCCCGAGGCCGACATTGTCGTGGGCAATTCGCTGCCCCTGAAGAATATTCCCCTTGGGACCACGGTGCACAATCTGGAACTTCGCCCGGGCAAAGGCGGACAGCTTGTCCGGAGCGCCGGCGGCAGCGCGCAGGTTGTCGCCAAGGAAGGTGATTATGCTCAGGTCCGGCTGCCATCAGGGGAGGTTCGGCGCCTTCACATTGATTGTGTGGCCACCATCGGCCAGGTGGGCAACCTCGATCACGAGAACATCACAATCGGCAAGGCCGGGCGAAAACGCTGGAAGGGAATACGGCCAACGGTCCGCGGAGTGGCGATGAACCCGGTTGACCATCCTCTCGGCGGAGGAGAAGGGAAGACCTCCGGCGGCCGGCACCCTGTGACGCCATGGGGCCAGCCCACGCGGGGATACAAGACGCGCCAGAACAAGCGGACTGATCGGTTCATTATCCGGCGGCGCGAGAAGAAATAGGGAGGGAAGGTTGGCGAGATCGCTTAAAAAGGGGCCTTTTGTTGATGATCACCTCATCAAGAAGATCGAACTGCTCAACCGGCGGTTCGAAAAGAAGGTGGTCAAAACCTGGTCGAGGCGTTCGACGATCGTTCCTGAAATGGTCGGTCATACGATTGCTGTCCACAATGGCAAGAAATTTATCCCCGTCTATGTCACCGAGAATATGGTGGGGCATAAGCTGGGTGAGTTTGCCCCCACGCGCACGTTTAAGGGGCACAGCGTGAAAGCGGCGACTGAACGCACCGCATCTCCGGCCCCTGCTCCAAGGCCAGCGGCTTGAATCGAGAATCGAGGGTTTGGAACCAACCATGGAAGCGAGAGCAACAAGCAAGTATTTGAGAGTTTCGCCGCAGAAGGCCCGGCTGGTTGTCAACCTGGTCAGAGGGCAGAACGTGAACGCGGCGCTCGATACTCTTCGCTTTACCAAGAAGCGTGTGGCGCAGGAAGTGCTGAAGGTCCTCGAGTCTGCAATTGCCAATGCTGAGCAGAAGTCAGATTCGGTGGATGTCGATGAACTGGTGGTTGCGAAGGCCTACGTGAATGAAGGCCCGAGGGTGAAGCGCATCCGGCCGGCTCCGATGGGTCGTGCCTATCGGTATCAGCGGCGGATGAGCCACATCACGCTGGTGGTTGAATCGCCGGAGCCGAAGGAGTAACGCTTTGGGGGAGCGGCCGTCCTCCTCCGCGATGATTCAGAAGGACGGCATGGGGATCGACTGAGGAGGTTGTTGGTGGGTCAAAAAGTTCATCCATACGGTTTTCGTCTTGGCAACATCAAGACGTGGAAGTCGCGATGGTTTGCCAAGAAGGGTTATGCGGACCTGCTTCATGAAGACCTGAAACTGAAGCGGCAGCTTAAGGCCCAGCTGAAAAGCGCCGGCGTGTCTTCAATTGAAGTGGAACGTCCGGGCAACAAGCTGAAAATCTCGATCCATACGGCGCGTCCTGGCATCATCATCGGACGAAAAGGAGCGGAAATTGACCGCCTCCGCCAGGAAGTCCAAAGAAGGACGGGCCGCGAGGTGCTGCCGATTAATATTCAGGAAGTTCACAGGCCTGAACTGAACGCACAATTAGTGGCGGAATCGATTGCCCTGCAGCTTGAAAAGCGCGTTGCCTTCCGACGCGCGATGCGAAAGGCTGTGGACTCCGCGCTGCGTTTTGGGTGCAAGGGGATCAAGGTGCGGGTTGGTGGGCGATTGAACGGGGCGGAAATTGCGCGGACGGAATGGTATCTGCAGGGAAGGCTTCCCTTGCACACGCTGCGGGCTGACATCGATTACGGACTGGCGGAAGCCAGGACCACTTACGGCGTGATCGGCGTGAAGTGCTGGATTTATAACGGCGAGATTCTTGAGCAGCGGCGCCGGCCGACACCAAAGGCTGAGAATGTCGACCGCCCGGTTGCCTGAATCCAGCCGATGTCCCCCGTACATGGGATTGAAGGTGAATGACTTATGTTGATGCCGAGCAAGGTGAAATTCCGGAAGCAGCAGCGCGGCCGGATGGCTGGGAAGGCCTGGCGGGGCGCCACGGTTTCCTTCGGCGATTATGGGCTGAAGGTGCTTGAAGCTGGATGGATTTCGGACCGCCAGATCGAGGCCAGCCGAGTGGCCATCATGCGCTTTGTCAAACGCGGTGGAAAGTTGTGGATTCGCGTTTTTCCGGACAAGCCGGTGACCAAGAAACCTGCCGAAACTCGTATGGGTAAAGGGAAGGGCGCGCCTGAGTTTTGGGTTGCCGTCGTGAAGCCCGGCCGGATCCTGTTTGAGATGGAAGGCGTGCCAGAGGCGGAAGCCCGGCGGGCGTTCCGGCTGGCGAGTGACAAGCTGCCTCTGCCAACGCGGTTTGTAACCCGGCTGGAAACGGCGCATTGATCGTATGAAGGAGTCCATGGCGTGAAGCTCGAAAAGGACAAGAAGTGGAAATGGCCCGCCGAGAACATGCGGGAGTGGACCGACAAAGAGCTCGAAACGAATCGAGTCCAGTTCGGCCAGCAGATGCTGAAACTTCGGTTCCAGTTGATCGGCGGGCAGGGTGACGTTCTGCCTGTTATCCGACAGCTTCGAAAAGGAATCGCCCGGGTGCACACGGTACAGCGGGAGCGGGACCTGAGGCTGGGCGCTCAGAAGGAATCCTGACGGAAAGATCAGGGCATAGCAACAAGGACGATGGGTAATGCTGAATAACACGCGGCAGCAAAAAATCGGAGTGGTCAGCAGTAACAAGATGCAGAAGACCGTCGTGGTGACTGTTGATCGACGCATAATGCATCCTCTTTACAAGAAAGTCACCCGTAAATCGAAGCGGTTTCTGGTTCACGATGAGAGGGGTGAGTGTCAGCCCGGCGATACGGTGCGGATTGAGGAAACCCGTCCGCTCAGCCGGCGGAAGCGGTGGCGGGTGGTGGAGGTTATTTCCAAGGCCGTTCAAGTCGGCCTGATGCCGGAGGAAAACGCATGATCGGGATGCGTACGATTTTGCAGGTGGCCGACAATTCCGGCGCCCGCAAGCTTTCCTGCATCCTGCCCCTCGGCGGAAGCGTGGGGCTGCAGGCCGGGCTGGGCGACGTGATTACAGCCTCTGTGAAAGAAGCTGCGCCGGAAAGCCCTGTCCCGAAAGGAAAGGTTGTGAAGGCGGTGATTGTTCGCATGAGGAAAGAGCAGCGGCGGCGGGATGGAAGTTACATCCGGTTTGACGAAAATGCCGCGGTGCTGATCAACGACACCGGGGAGCCGGTGGGGACTCGTGTTTTCGGACCGGTGGCCCGCGAACTGCGCGAGAAAAAGTTTCTGAAGATTGTTTCCCTTGCTCCGGAGGTCCTGTAATGGGAGTGGCGCTGGATATCCGCAAGAATGATCAGGTCCAGGTGATTGCCGGACGCGATAAAGGCAAGACGGGGCGCGTGTTGAGCGTAGTGCCGCGCAAGGGGCAGGTTTTTGTGGAACATGCCAACATGATCAAGCGCCACACGCGGCCGAACCCCTCCAAGCAGATTCGGGGTGGGATCCTGGAAAAGGAAGGCCCAATTCACGTGTCAAACGTGGCGCTTCTCTGTACTGAGTGCGGCCCTACCAGGGTCCGCCATCAGCGCATGGCGGGAGGCGAAAAAGGCAAGAAGGTTCGCCAGTGCACCAAGTGCGGAAAGGTGCTCGACAGTTAGAAGATTGAGGAAGACCAGGCGATTATGGCAGCGCGATTAAAACAGAAATACCAGACGGAAGTGCTTCCGGCCTTGATGAAAGAGTTCAAGTATCCAAACCGCATGGCGGTACCCCGGCTGAACAAGATTGTAGTGAATATGGGACTGGGTGAGGCCATCCAGAACGTCAAAATTCTGGACGCTGCCACGCGCGAACTCGGACAGGTAGCCGGCCAGAAGCCGGTGGTGACCAGGGCGAAAAAATCCATTGCTAATTTCAAGCTGCGCAAGAACATGCCGATCGGGGCCATGGTCACGCTTCGCGGTGACCGTATGTACGAGTTTTTCGATCGCCTGGTGAACGTGGCGCTGCCGCGCGTACGTGATTTTCGCGGCCTCTCGACAAGAGCTTTTGACGGAAGGGGCAGTTACACGCTGGGGTTGCG from Terriglobia bacterium harbors:
- the rplN gene encoding 50S ribosomal protein L14, with translation MIGMRTILQVADNSGARKLSCILPLGGSVGLQAGLGDVITASVKEAAPESPVPKGKVVKAVIVRMRKEQRRRDGSYIRFDENAAVLINDTGEPVGTRVFGPVARELREKKFLKIVSLAPEVL
- the rplC gene encoding 50S ribosomal protein L3, with translation MLKAILGKKLGMTQVFGENGDVVPVTVLKAGPCVVIQRKTSANDGYEAAQIGLVEVPPPRRVTKPQEGHFKSAGANPARFLREVRLDEESADIKVGDKVLADIFAANDTVDVIGTSKGRGFAGFHKRHHFGGGGAAHGSMFHRAPGSIGSSSYPSRVFKGMRAAGHMGVNQVTVRNLRVVRVLPEDNAILVEGAVPGPDGGYIMVRKAKAPHK
- a CDS encoding EF-Tu/IF-2/RF-3 family GTPase → IVGLRPEPFKRVVTGVEMFKKLLDEGQAGDNIGVLLRGTEKDDVERGMVLSKPGSITPHTKFKAEAYILTKEEGGRHTPFFSGYRPQFYFRTTDVTGVATLPQGTEMVMPGDNVSMEIELITPIAMEKGLRFAIREGGHTVGAGSVTDVIQ
- the rpsJ gene encoding 30S ribosomal protein S10; its protein translation is MLHQKIRIRLKAYDHRVLDQSAADIVSTAKRSGAQVAGPVPLPTVKNKYCVLRSPHSDKKSREQFEIRTHKRLVDILEPTAQTIDALTKLDLPAGVDIEIKAFGKEHAK
- the rplB gene encoding 50S ribosomal protein L2, whose translation is MGIKTYRPYTKTRRYQTGSSFEELTSSTPHKPLLEPKDRISGRNNQGRITIWRRGGGHKRHYRVIDFKRDKVGIAARVATIEYDPNRSAFIALLHYVDGEKRYILYPQGLKVGDQVLAGPEADIVVGNSLPLKNIPLGTTVHNLELRPGKGGQLVRSAGGSAQVVAKEGDYAQVRLPSGEVRRLHIDCVATIGQVGNLDHENITIGKAGRKRWKGIRPTVRGVAMNPVDHPLGGGEGKTSGGRHPVTPWGQPTRGYKTRQNKRTDRFIIRRREKK
- the rplP gene encoding 50S ribosomal protein L16; this encodes MLMPSKVKFRKQQRGRMAGKAWRGATVSFGDYGLKVLEAGWISDRQIEASRVAIMRFVKRGGKLWIRVFPDKPVTKKPAETRMGKGKGAPEFWVAVVKPGRILFEMEGVPEAEARRAFRLASDKLPLPTRFVTRLETAH
- the rplE gene encoding 50S ribosomal protein L5; its protein translation is MAARLKQKYQTEVLPALMKEFKYPNRMAVPRLNKIVVNMGLGEAIQNVKILDAATRELGQVAGQKPVVTRAKKSIANFKLRKNMPIGAMVTLRGDRMYEFFDRLVNVALPRVRDFRGLSTRAFDGRGSYTLGLRDQLVFPEVEYGKIEKVKGMNISIVTDARSDAEALALLKHLGMPFRAEAQRRQAAQEDVKEQAGG
- the rplD gene encoding 50S ribosomal protein L4 — encoded protein: MATVEVKNLEGAKVKDLELADEVFASKPNGSLLWEATRAYLAGQRGGTHSTKSRGEVSGGGKKPWRQKGTGRARAGSIRSSLWRHGSIAHGPVPRDYAIKLPKRILAGALRSALAAKFQDNKMTVVDHLSLQQPKTKSFVAALGKLNVGPGTLVVNDTRDRNLELSSRNIAGCDLVRHHDVQAYHILSHDRLLITEGALTRLQEALR
- the rpsS gene encoding 30S ribosomal protein S19, whose translation is MARSLKKGPFVDDHLIKKIELLNRRFEKKVVKTWSRRSTIVPEMVGHTIAVHNGKKFIPVYVTENMVGHKLGEFAPTRTFKGHSVKAATERTASPAPAPRPAA
- the rpmC gene encoding 50S ribosomal protein L29 — encoded protein: MKLEKDKKWKWPAENMREWTDKELETNRVQFGQQMLKLRFQLIGGQGDVLPVIRQLRKGIARVHTVQRERDLRLGAQKES
- the rplX gene encoding 50S ribosomal protein L24; this translates as MGVALDIRKNDQVQVIAGRDKGKTGRVLSVVPRKGQVFVEHANMIKRHTRPNPSKQIRGGILEKEGPIHVSNVALLCTECGPTRVRHQRMAGGEKGKKVRQCTKCGKVLDS
- the rpsC gene encoding 30S ribosomal protein S3, with amino-acid sequence MGQKVHPYGFRLGNIKTWKSRWFAKKGYADLLHEDLKLKRQLKAQLKSAGVSSIEVERPGNKLKISIHTARPGIIIGRKGAEIDRLRQEVQRRTGREVLPINIQEVHRPELNAQLVAESIALQLEKRVAFRRAMRKAVDSALRFGCKGIKVRVGGRLNGAEIARTEWYLQGRLPLHTLRADIDYGLAEARTTYGVIGVKCWIYNGEILEQRRRPTPKAENVDRPVA
- the rplW gene encoding 50S ribosomal protein L23, producing MKKTGQQILRKPIITEKSVGLKDASRTLCFQVDRTANKNEIKQAVEEMFVELHDKIESVQTASFRGKLRRRGWTSGRRPDWKKAYVKLKEGTRVPEYAETV
- the rpsQ gene encoding 30S ribosomal protein S17 — translated: MLNNTRQQKIGVVSSNKMQKTVVVTVDRRIMHPLYKKVTRKSKRFLVHDERGECQPGDTVRIEETRPLSRRKRWRVVEVISKAVQVGLMPEENA
- the rplV gene encoding 50S ribosomal protein L22, with amino-acid sequence MEARATSKYLRVSPQKARLVVNLVRGQNVNAALDTLRFTKKRVAQEVLKVLESAIANAEQKSDSVDVDELVVAKAYVNEGPRVKRIRPAPMGRAYRYQRRMSHITLVVESPEPKE